One genomic segment of Spirochaetota bacterium includes these proteins:
- a CDS encoding cytochrome c biogenesis protein CcdA: MKNILFLLIASTVLFSQMGDGGAFDRDAEVTLRSVQDASVTIRVTTPRLSHAFIASKISLPIAFSAPAGSRLLVVKVVPPSGTKKEDDIILNGAGDFTVHIDGGVAGMNAIDVRYQLCLDDAGVCLSPKTKTVSFPLSAPAKSTVPKADIFESLATSIEGTNVAFALFLCFIAGIASFLLPCVYPLIPITVSFLGTRGEKKGSFAGAALFGLGIVVTYTALGIAVSLLGRVRNVQFGSIAYHPVVLIPLVLFFIYFAFSMLNFYEFKVPGFLTKVKDDAYQKGNSFAGKFFMGAVTGLVASPCVGPVVATILGVSLTQPQYGYLYMFFYALGFASVLVVLGTFSSLLGKLPKSGGWMDIVKYVFALLMLGFTAYYLNLLLVILGVRTSSVYITVAVFALVAIVLTAVTYRSLDEYLKGDRIKSLGVLLLFLAGLTLHQAARNEFLGRATPVIEETKALSFDEALQTAKAEKKLVFIDFYTSWCENCEVLSRTILMKPPVKNLLARKFVVLKIDADKEPWLRDRYGVKYYPWITVVDGAGTLVYERNRFGIFDKALAEAMHAELMTALSNAVQK; encoded by the coding sequence ATGAAAAACATACTGTTCCTATTGATCGCTTCCACCGTACTGTTCTCACAAATGGGCGATGGCGGCGCATTCGACCGCGATGCGGAGGTGACACTGCGTTCCGTGCAGGATGCCTCCGTAACGATACGGGTAACAACGCCGCGGCTCTCGCATGCGTTCATCGCATCGAAGATCTCCCTGCCGATAGCGTTCAGCGCGCCTGCCGGTTCACGGCTGCTGGTGGTGAAGGTCGTGCCCCCGTCGGGAACGAAAAAAGAGGATGATATCATCCTTAACGGTGCGGGTGATTTTACCGTGCATATTGACGGCGGCGTTGCGGGCATGAACGCCATCGATGTCCGTTACCAGCTCTGCCTGGACGATGCCGGCGTCTGCCTGAGCCCGAAGACGAAAACGGTATCGTTCCCGTTATCCGCTCCGGCAAAGTCCACGGTGCCGAAGGCGGATATCTTCGAATCGCTCGCGACATCGATAGAAGGTACGAACGTAGCGTTCGCGCTCTTCCTCTGTTTCATAGCCGGTATCGCATCGTTCCTCCTGCCGTGCGTGTACCCGCTCATACCGATCACCGTAAGCTTTCTCGGTACGCGGGGCGAGAAGAAGGGATCGTTCGCCGGTGCGGCGTTGTTCGGCCTCGGCATAGTCGTGACGTATACGGCCCTCGGCATAGCGGTGTCGCTGTTAGGCCGCGTGCGCAATGTGCAGTTCGGCTCCATAGCATATCACCCCGTCGTGCTCATCCCGCTTGTGCTCTTCTTCATCTATTTCGCCTTCTCCATGCTCAATTTCTATGAATTCAAAGTACCCGGCTTTCTCACGAAAGTGAAGGACGATGCCTATCAGAAAGGCAATTCATTCGCAGGTAAGTTCTTCATGGGAGCGGTCACCGGTCTTGTCGCATCTCCCTGTGTAGGACCCGTCGTCGCCACCATACTCGGCGTGAGCCTTACGCAGCCGCAGTACGGGTATCTGTACATGTTCTTCTACGCACTCGGCTTCGCATCGGTGCTGGTCGTGCTCGGCACGTTCTCCTCGCTCCTCGGCAAGCTCCCCAAGTCCGGCGGTTGGATGGATATAGTGAAATACGTATTCGCCCTTCTCATGCTCGGCTTCACCGCGTATTATCTCAATCTGCTTCTGGTGATACTCGGCGTGAGAACGTCGTCGGTATACATCACCGTTGCCGTGTTCGCCCTTGTCGCGATTGTCCTTACCGCTGTCACGTATCGATCGCTTGACGAATACCTCAAAGGCGATCGGATCAAATCGCTCGGGGTGCTCCTGCTTTTCCTGGCCGGGCTTACCCTGCATCAGGCGGCACGGAATGAATTTCTCGGCCGAGCGACACCGGTCATTGAGGAGACGAAGGCGCTCAGTTTCGATGAAGCGCTGCAGACGGCGAAAGCGGAAAAGAAGCTCGTGTTCATCGATTTCTATACGAGCTGGTGCGAGAACTGCGAAGTGCTTTCGCGTACGATACTCATGAAGCCGCCGGTGAAGAACCTTCTCGCCCGGAAGTTCGTCGTGCTCAAGATCGATGCCGACAAGGAACCGTGGCTGCGCGACCGTTACGGGGTCAAGTACTATCCGTGGATAACGGTCGTGGATGGTGCGGGAACGCTGGTATATGAACGCAATCGTTTCGGCATATTCGATAAGGCTCTTGCAGAAGCCATGCATGCGGAGCTGATGACAGCGCTGTCTAACGCTGTGCAGAAATAG
- a CDS encoding class I SAM-dependent RNA methyltransferase, with product MPIKLSALCAFGIEAVLARELSALGFESTSENGRLTVSGEWTDIPKLNMHLRTAERVVVELATFPAPDFDALFEGTLSVNWPDILPENAVMHVIGRSHNSKLHGVPACQGMVKKAMITSMQKRYKRERFPEDGPLYRVEIAIRNDIASLTLDTTGDGLHARGYRAEALEAPIKETLASALILLSNWRPPRPFADPLCGSGTIAIEAALIARNIAPGMKRRFSADRWPIIDAREWGRTREEALSRVTAYNGIIHGSDIDENAVTLSAANAARAGVAENIRFARRSIHHFKPEEMDGVIVTNPPYGERVGEEADVEALYRAMGESFRALNHWSYFIITSHERFEHLFGERAKRNRKLYNGAIKCYYYQYPRKKPIAVGSGEHLT from the coding sequence ATGCCGATTAAACTTTCAGCACTCTGCGCCTTCGGCATCGAAGCGGTGCTCGCACGGGAATTATCAGCGCTTGGTTTTGAAAGCACATCCGAGAACGGCCGCTTGACGGTTTCGGGCGAGTGGACCGATATCCCGAAGCTCAATATGCATCTGCGCACCGCCGAGCGCGTTGTCGTGGAGCTTGCGACATTCCCCGCCCCGGATTTCGATGCGCTGTTCGAGGGAACGCTCTCTGTCAATTGGCCGGATATCCTACCTGAGAATGCTGTCATGCATGTCATTGGGAGATCGCATAATTCGAAGCTGCACGGCGTACCCGCCTGTCAGGGTATGGTCAAGAAAGCGATGATCACCTCGATGCAGAAGAGATATAAACGCGAGCGTTTTCCCGAGGATGGACCGCTCTATCGCGTAGAGATAGCGATACGCAACGATATCGCTTCCCTTACGCTCGATACCACCGGCGATGGGCTTCATGCGCGCGGGTATCGCGCCGAGGCCTTGGAAGCGCCGATAAAGGAAACGCTTGCGAGCGCGCTCATCCTGCTTTCCAATTGGCGGCCACCGCGGCCCTTCGCCGATCCGCTCTGCGGTTCGGGCACCATCGCCATCGAGGCGGCGCTCATCGCACGGAATATCGCCCCCGGGATGAAACGGCGCTTTTCAGCGGACCGCTGGCCCATCATCGATGCGCGCGAGTGGGGGCGCACACGCGAAGAGGCGCTTTCACGCGTTACCGCGTACAACGGAATCATCCATGGGTCGGATATCGACGAGAACGCGGTCACACTTTCCGCGGCGAACGCGGCGCGTGCCGGCGTTGCAGAGAACATACGGTTCGCGCGGCGAAGCATCCATCATTTCAAGCCCGAAGAGATGGACGGCGTCATCGTCACCAATCCGCCGTACGGCGAGCGAGTGGGGGAAGAGGCGGATGTCGAAGCGCTCTATCGCGCCATGGGAGAGTCGTTCCGAGCGCTCAACCACTGGTCGTATTTCATCATCACATCGCATGAGCGTTTCGAGCATCTTTTCGGTGAACGTGCAAAGCGGAACCGGAAGCTTTATAACGGTGCGATAAAATGCTACTATTACCAGTACCCGAGGAAGAAACCCATAGCGGTGGGCAGCGGCGAGCACTTGACGTAA